In Anaerolineales bacterium, a single genomic region encodes these proteins:
- a CDS encoding MFS transporter: protein MARPARLRLRYQLILFAAVRTVFNTGHRLVYPFLPVIARGLGVDLQTAALAVSARSMLGIFGPAIGSAGDRLGRRRAMVTSLVMLGIGFALVAPFPIYLVFALALGIASVAKILFDSSMQAYLGDLVLYARRGLAIAVTEIGWSLASLVGLPLVGLIMARSGWAAAFPWIAALALGGALALRFVLPIDTRAMATRMRVSQGLRVVARHRIALAALAVGLLISTANEVVTIVFGAWLEQAFALQIVALGAASMVIGAAELAGEGLVAGITDRLGKVRSVAFGILLNTLSAVLLPLLGQSLPGAAVGLFLFYVTFEFTLVSAIPLMTELVPTARATMMASNISSHALGRALGALLGPALFALGFTANGLAAAGLNLLALLLLVLYVRE, encoded by the coding sequence ATGGCCCGCCCGGCCCGCCTTCGCCTGCGCTACCAGCTGATCCTTTTCGCGGCCGTGCGCACGGTGTTCAACACCGGCCACCGGCTGGTCTATCCCTTCCTGCCGGTCATCGCCCGCGGCCTGGGCGTCGATCTGCAGACCGCGGCCCTGGCCGTCAGCGCTCGCTCCATGCTGGGCATCTTCGGGCCGGCCATCGGCTCCGCTGGGGATCGGTTGGGCCGACGCCGGGCGATGGTCACTTCCCTGGTGATGCTGGGCATCGGTTTCGCCTTGGTCGCACCGTTCCCGATCTACCTGGTGTTCGCCCTGGCGTTGGGGATCGCGTCCGTCGCCAAGATCCTGTTCGACTCTTCGATGCAGGCCTATCTCGGGGACTTGGTGCTGTACGCTCGCCGGGGACTGGCCATCGCCGTAACCGAAATCGGCTGGTCGCTGGCCTCGCTGGTCGGCCTACCCCTGGTTGGGCTGATCATGGCCCGCTCGGGTTGGGCGGCGGCTTTCCCCTGGATCGCGGCCCTGGCCCTCGGCGGCGCCCTGGCGCTGCGTTTCGTCCTTCCGATTGACACGCGCGCGATGGCTACCCGGATGCGAGTCTCCCAGGGGCTGCGGGTCGTTGCCCGGCACCGCATCGCCCTGGCTGCACTGGCAGTCGGGCTGCTGATCAGCACCGCCAACGAAGTGGTCACCATCGTGTTTGGCGCCTGGTTGGAACAGGCCTTCGCGCTGCAGATCGTCGCCCTGGGGGCGGCCTCGATGGTCATCGGCGCCGCCGAACTGGCCGGCGAGGGATTGGTGGCCGGGATTACGGATCGCCTCGGGAAGGTGCGATCGGTGGCTTTCGGGATTCTGCTGAACACGCTCTCGGCCGTCTTGCTCCCCTTACTTGGCCAAAGCCTGCCCGGAGCGGCGGTCGGGCTGTTTCTCTTCTACGTCACGTTTGAGTTCACCCTGGTCAGCGCCATCCCATTGATGACCGAGCTGGTTCCGACGGCCCGGGCTACCATGATGGCCAGTAACATCTCTTCACATGCCCTTGGGCGGGCGCTGGGCGCGCTTCTC